The following proteins are co-located in the Vibrio astriarenae genome:
- a CDS encoding cysteine-rich CWC family protein, whose translation MSNEKPTKLCPLCNQPNQCGQPKSSKDECWCFKSNVRFPKALLNQVPKEKLGKACICQQCVEDFAKKNAIIHKC comes from the coding sequence ATGTCTAATGAAAAACCAACTAAGCTTTGCCCACTGTGCAACCAGCCAAATCAATGTGGCCAGCCCAAATCATCAAAAGATGAATGTTGGTGCTTCAAATCAAATGTTCGTTTTCCAAAGGCATTACTCAATCAAGTGCCGAAAGAAAAGCTTGGTAAGGCGTGCATATGCCAACAGTGTGTCGAGGATTTTGCAAAGAAAAACGCGATTATCCATAAGTGTTAA
- a CDS encoding 2-dehydro-3-deoxygalactonokinase has product MGDALNEVAWLIIDWGTTNFRAFAMAQDGREIDRIEKHIGLLSIQHGQFSQALEQVLSGWITDYRKLPIFMAGMVGSQQGWHDVPYVTTPAKIGDVANNAFTFDLEWGAKASIYPGVKHKNAQSQFDVMRGEEVQLIGARALLATDNFHAVLPGTHSKYAHVTDGVIQSFSTYMTGEMYSVLSKHTILGKDLSPAKAEFDSVAFLKGVEESSVESLTNQLFLARTHRLFKQLNSDDVLDYLSGLLIGHEVKSIIGLINCRKEPLNLIGSYQLSKKYEMALNSLGFISQVLDGEECFIEGMKQLERELEHEEMDILS; this is encoded by the coding sequence ATGGGAGATGCGCTTAATGAAGTCGCGTGGTTGATTATTGATTGGGGAACCACTAACTTCCGTGCTTTTGCTATGGCTCAAGACGGCCGAGAAATCGACCGTATAGAGAAACATATCGGTTTACTTTCTATTCAGCACGGACAGTTTTCACAAGCCTTAGAGCAGGTATTAAGTGGATGGATAACAGATTACCGCAAGTTGCCTATTTTCATGGCAGGCATGGTAGGTTCACAGCAAGGTTGGCACGATGTTCCGTATGTAACCACACCCGCAAAAATTGGAGATGTCGCCAATAATGCGTTCACGTTTGATCTCGAGTGGGGTGCCAAAGCCAGCATTTATCCGGGTGTAAAACACAAGAATGCTCAAAGCCAATTTGATGTGATGAGAGGGGAAGAAGTTCAACTTATTGGTGCAAGAGCACTATTAGCAACAGACAACTTTCATGCGGTGTTACCTGGGACACATAGTAAGTATGCTCACGTGACGGATGGTGTTATTCAGAGCTTTTCGACTTATATGACGGGTGAAATGTACTCGGTACTGTCGAAACACACCATTTTAGGAAAAGATTTAAGTCCAGCGAAAGCGGAGTTTGATTCTGTCGCTTTTTTGAAAGGTGTTGAAGAGAGCTCTGTTGAGAGTTTGACTAATCAGTTGTTTTTAGCAAGGACACATCGCTTGTTTAAGCAGCTAAATAGTGACGATGTTTTGGACTACTTGTCTGGGCTGTTGATTGGTCACGAAGTGAAATCAATTATCGGGCTGATTAATTGTCGCAAAGAGCCTCTTAACCTGATCGGTAGTTATCAACTAAGTAAAAAGTACGAAATGGCGCTGAATTCACTCGGATTTATCTCTCAAGTCCTAGATGGAGAAGAGTGTTTTATCGAAGGAATGAAGCAGTTAGAAAGGGAGCTGGAACATGAAGAAATGGACATCCTTTCATAA
- a CDS encoding MFS transporter, protein MSIFRFPILVWLGIGTLIISLGIRQSFGIFMMPISEHFNTGREFFSLAIALQNLMFGAFQPFVGMAADKWGSKRIIMAGAVAYALGLFLMSMTQSTGMAYLSLGVLVGLGLSATSYVIVLGAVAKVVPAEHAAKAFGLTTAAGSFGMFAMIPGAQALLSNFGWQGALQGFALLCTLMIAFAAFMKTAKPSETAALSSAQNELTLSQALKQAFNHKGYWLIHAGFFVCGFHVMFIATHLPSYLADKQLPASSAAMALAYVGIFNIFGSYFWGLMADRYNKRHIMFWLYMLRAVVIASFVIFPISEYTAAIFGGAIGFVWLGTVPLTSGLVRHIFGAKYMSTLYGLVFFTHQIGSFLGAWAGGLIYDYYGTYEPIWWSTVAMAVVAGLLHIPIDDKPVELKAQTA, encoded by the coding sequence ATGAGTATTTTTCGTTTTCCTATTTTAGTTTGGCTAGGGATCGGCACGTTAATTATTAGCCTAGGGATTAGGCAATCATTTGGCATCTTCATGATGCCCATTTCAGAACATTTCAATACAGGCCGAGAGTTTTTTAGCCTAGCGATTGCTCTGCAAAACCTCATGTTTGGTGCGTTCCAACCGTTTGTTGGTATGGCTGCAGATAAGTGGGGGTCGAAACGCATCATCATGGCGGGTGCCGTTGCTTACGCACTTGGCTTGTTCTTGATGTCGATGACGCAATCTACGGGCATGGCTTATCTTTCTCTTGGCGTGCTGGTTGGATTAGGCTTAAGCGCAACCAGTTACGTGATTGTGCTCGGTGCTGTCGCTAAAGTGGTGCCTGCTGAACACGCCGCAAAAGCATTCGGCCTTACAACTGCGGCAGGTTCATTCGGTATGTTTGCAATGATCCCCGGCGCACAAGCCTTGCTGTCAAACTTCGGATGGCAGGGAGCGCTTCAGGGCTTTGCACTGCTATGTACACTGATGATCGCGTTTGCCGCTTTCATGAAAACGGCGAAGCCTTCAGAGACAGCAGCACTGTCTTCTGCTCAAAATGAACTGACGCTGTCTCAAGCACTGAAACAGGCTTTTAATCATAAGGGTTACTGGCTGATCCATGCTGGCTTCTTTGTGTGTGGCTTCCATGTCATGTTTATTGCAACACACCTGCCAAGCTATTTGGCTGATAAGCAATTGCCAGCATCAAGTGCGGCTATGGCGCTGGCTTACGTTGGGATCTTCAATATTTTTGGCTCTTACTTCTGGGGACTGATGGCAGACCGCTACAACAAACGTCACATTATGTTCTGGCTGTATATGTTACGTGCCGTTGTGATTGCTAGCTTTGTTATCTTCCCTATCAGCGAGTACACCGCGGCTATTTTTGGTGGTGCCATTGGTTTTGTTTGGCTAGGTACCGTTCCGCTGACATCTGGCCTAGTCCGTCATATTTTTGGTGCAAAGTACATGTCAACGCTCTACGGCTTGGTATTTTTTACTCATCAAATAGGCAGCTTCTTAGGTGCGTGGGCGGGTGGTCTAATCTACGACTACTATGGCACCTATGAGCCAATCTGGTGGTCTACCGTCGCTATGGCTGTTGTTGCGGGTTTGCTTCATATTCCTATTGATGACAAACCTGTTGAGTTAAAAGCTCAAACCGCTTAA
- a CDS encoding TerC/Alx family metal homeostasis membrane protein, with translation MNSIETVTTASLTGQPMMMYGIFAILTLAMVGLDIYQTRGGNVTMQKAIGWSVFWFALAFLFAGTIYFFWDVYAPQSDYTSEKATVAFLTGYLLEKSLSVDNLFVFAIIFAQYKVPEHLRPRALLWGVIGALVLRAIMIAIGAQLLSTYHWVLYLFAAFLIWTGIQLAREKDHEDEVNNVAERLIRKVIPVSDNFQGNQLFTRENQRLMATPMLLVVGVIAVMDVMFALDSIPAIFAVTQEPFLVLAANVFALLGLRSLYFVLQAMLDKFVYLKPALSIIMIFIGIKMVLVDSAYAIPTPWSLGFLVTVMSIAVIGSVLHQRKQARVM, from the coding sequence ATGAATTCGATCGAAACCGTCACCACTGCGTCACTGACCGGGCAACCAATGATGATGTACGGCATCTTCGCTATCTTAACCCTCGCTATGGTTGGGCTTGATATCTATCAAACCCGAGGCGGTAACGTCACTATGCAAAAAGCGATTGGTTGGAGTGTGTTTTGGTTTGCTCTCGCGTTCTTATTCGCAGGCACCATCTACTTTTTCTGGGACGTATATGCTCCACAAAGCGACTACACCTCGGAAAAAGCAACCGTTGCATTTTTAACCGGTTACCTGCTTGAGAAGTCTCTGAGTGTCGACAACCTATTTGTATTCGCAATTATCTTTGCACAATACAAAGTCCCTGAGCATCTGCGCCCACGAGCGCTGCTTTGGGGGGTCATTGGTGCATTAGTGCTACGTGCGATTATGATTGCGATTGGTGCTCAACTGTTGTCTACCTACCACTGGGTGCTTTACCTATTCGCGGCATTCCTTATTTGGACAGGTATTCAGTTAGCTCGTGAAAAAGATCATGAGGATGAAGTGAATAATGTCGCTGAGCGCCTTATTCGTAAAGTGATCCCTGTGAGCGACAACTTTCAGGGTAATCAACTATTCACTCGTGAAAACCAACGATTGATGGCGACTCCCATGCTATTGGTGGTCGGTGTTATTGCAGTGATGGATGTGATGTTTGCTCTTGATTCAATCCCAGCAATTTTCGCTGTGACTCAAGAACCGTTTTTGGTGTTAGCGGCAAACGTGTTCGCGCTGCTTGGCCTACGCTCACTGTACTTTGTACTGCAAGCAATGCTTGATAAGTTCGTGTATCTGAAACCGGCTCTGTCGATCATCATGATTTTCATCGGTATCAAAATGGTACTCGTTGATAGTGCTTATGCCATCCCGACACCTTGGTCTCTGGGCTTTCTGGTGACAGTGATGAGTATTGCGGTTATCGGTTCAGTGCTGCATCAACGCAAACAAGCGCGAGTGATGTAA
- a CDS encoding mandelate racemase/muconate lactonizing enzyme family protein, translated as MKIVNIIPHAISVPLETPFYFSQGWVKARSSLIVEVVTEDGVIGWGESLCHGLQSPLIAASFIEHVFKPMLIGRDVFDVEVLWEEMYNRTRPYGQAGAAVNAISGVDIALWDAIGRAVKQPIHKLIGGAFRTEVTPYATGFYRIEGANYPQDLITEAQGYVANGLKALKLKIGFGVDSDIELIHQVREAVGSDIKIMADANAAYNLGAARTIIKETESCNPYFLEELLAPEDIVGYKQIKNLSKTNIAAGEQIFGKHGYRPWLEQSALDIIQPDLCSSGGITECKKIAAMAQATNTTLIPHVWGSGIGIAASLQFLASIPATPLSLNPIEPMLEFDQSSHPFRTDLIFDGIHYANGKVAISDKPGIGVEVNTEVIDRFRIN; from the coding sequence ATGAAGATAGTTAATATTATTCCGCACGCAATATCAGTACCACTTGAGACGCCATTCTACTTTTCTCAAGGATGGGTAAAAGCGCGTAGCTCTCTGATTGTTGAAGTGGTGACTGAAGATGGTGTCATCGGTTGGGGGGAAAGCCTGTGTCACGGACTTCAGTCACCACTTATTGCCGCTTCATTTATCGAGCATGTATTTAAGCCAATGCTGATTGGACGTGATGTATTTGACGTCGAGGTGCTTTGGGAAGAAATGTACAACCGTACTAGACCATACGGTCAAGCTGGCGCAGCGGTTAATGCAATTAGTGGTGTGGACATCGCATTATGGGATGCGATTGGCCGCGCTGTTAAGCAGCCAATACACAAACTGATCGGTGGTGCCTTTAGAACAGAGGTCACTCCGTATGCTACCGGCTTCTATCGAATCGAAGGCGCCAATTATCCACAAGATCTGATTACAGAAGCGCAAGGTTACGTCGCGAATGGGCTTAAAGCGCTGAAACTCAAAATCGGTTTTGGAGTAGATAGCGATATCGAGTTGATACATCAGGTTAGAGAAGCAGTGGGCAGTGATATCAAGATCATGGCGGATGCCAATGCAGCCTACAATTTAGGTGCCGCAAGAACCATTATTAAAGAAACTGAGAGCTGTAATCCTTATTTCTTAGAAGAGTTACTCGCCCCTGAGGATATTGTTGGCTACAAGCAAATTAAGAACCTATCGAAAACCAATATCGCAGCAGGGGAGCAGATTTTCGGTAAGCATGGTTATCGACCTTGGCTTGAACAAAGCGCGCTGGATATTATTCAGCCAGACTTATGCTCTTCAGGCGGCATCACTGAGTGCAAGAAGATTGCCGCCATGGCCCAGGCGACGAACACGACTTTGATACCTCATGTTTGGGGCTCAGGAATTGGTATTGCAGCGTCATTGCAATTCCTTGCTTCGATACCCGCCACGCCACTTTCACTTAATCCAATTGAGCCTATGCTGGAGTTTGATCAATCCTCACATCCGTTTAGAACCGATTTGATCTTTGATGGTATTCACTATGCGAACGGGAAAGTAGCCATCTCTGACAAGCCTGGCATTGGCGTAGAGGTGAATACTGAAGTTATTGACAGATTTAGAATCAATTAA
- a CDS encoding sensor histidine kinase, translated as MTRHFFANTHSLTGRLAWFFALFSVVIGVLCYVLIAASLYYAEDRVSERRINIDRDDAIAYFNLFPKAKSVQLDSLTSAYSSIESVPAEFRELLMGKDTFLDETGSDPESHMIYMDNFYTEGEQRKVIVISLVDRVEMTQKEFIFVVCIALALVSILLVVFGILLNRLSTRLIEPVSQLSNQLHRHEGDTSKQFSVSNNAASEFQLLSKQLNEYRTQVNTLLKREQAFARYASHELRTPLTVMKGSSSLLSRSEHSAFEQRQIDRIKEATENMSGMVDALLSLVRYERNQDDTPLRVIEKQEIEYILRQNQAQADQKQIEFKTLYEGSPETKASSAVINILLSNMIRNAIAASQEGEVVVSIDSSKLEVIDQGRGLDEDSGSKEEATEGHGLGLLIIHDLCERYQWQFTLQNAQQQGCIATIYFQR; from the coding sequence ATGACACGACACTTCTTCGCCAATACACACAGTCTAACCGGGCGACTTGCCTGGTTTTTCGCTCTGTTTTCTGTTGTCATTGGCGTACTCTGCTACGTGTTGATTGCCGCTTCACTCTATTATGCGGAAGATCGTGTGAGTGAGAGGCGCATCAATATTGATCGTGATGATGCCATCGCTTACTTCAACCTTTTTCCTAAAGCAAAATCTGTTCAGCTTGACTCGTTAACCTCAGCCTACAGCTCAATTGAATCTGTTCCTGCTGAGTTTCGCGAGCTCTTAATGGGCAAAGACACCTTCCTCGATGAAACGGGATCGGATCCTGAATCACACATGATCTACATGGACAATTTCTACACCGAAGGTGAACAGCGTAAAGTGATTGTCATTTCATTGGTTGACCGTGTAGAGATGACTCAAAAAGAGTTTATCTTCGTGGTCTGTATTGCCCTCGCACTCGTTAGTATCTTACTGGTGGTTTTCGGTATATTACTAAACCGACTCTCAACGCGCTTAATTGAACCTGTTAGTCAACTGTCTAACCAACTTCATCGTCATGAAGGAGATACATCCAAACAATTTAGCGTGTCAAATAATGCTGCATCAGAGTTTCAACTACTCTCTAAGCAGCTCAATGAGTATCGCACGCAGGTCAACACCTTACTCAAACGAGAGCAAGCTTTTGCACGTTACGCCAGCCATGAGTTGCGCACCCCGCTTACAGTGATGAAAGGATCCTCCTCACTGCTATCGCGCAGTGAACACAGTGCCTTTGAACAAAGACAAATTGACCGCATTAAAGAAGCAACAGAAAACATGTCGGGCATGGTAGACGCACTCTTAAGTCTGGTGCGCTATGAGCGTAATCAAGATGACACGCCTTTGCGAGTGATTGAAAAGCAAGAGATTGAGTACATCCTACGCCAGAACCAAGCTCAAGCGGATCAAAAACAGATTGAGTTTAAGACACTCTATGAAGGCTCGCCTGAAACCAAGGCATCGTCCGCAGTCATCAATATCCTTTTAAGTAACATGATCAGAAATGCGATCGCTGCCAGCCAAGAGGGAGAAGTGGTGGTCTCCATAGACTCAAGCAAACTAGAAGTGATCGACCAAGGACGTGGACTCGATGAGGATAGTGGCTCAAAAGAAGAAGCCACCGAAGGCCATGGACTAGGGCTGCTAATTATCCATGACCTTTGTGAACGCTACCAATGGCAATTTACGCTACAAAATGCACAGCAGCAAGGCTGTATCGCCACGATTTACTTTCAGCGTTAA
- a CDS encoding cytochrome b — MLNSRSLSLPTIFLHWIIAIAFIGVFALGLYMVDLPRSPDKFQLYDIHKSIGFLILLVAIIRIIWRVKEGAIPPASPMPAWQEKLGKAVHGMLMLATLAMPLSGILMSMGGGRAIEVFGVQVIAAGEKMPMLQETASTIHGMAVYVLVALFVLHGVGALKHQLIDKDGTITRMLGRA, encoded by the coding sequence ATGCTCAACTCACGCTCTTTGTCGCTACCGACAATTTTTTTACACTGGATTATCGCTATCGCTTTCATCGGTGTTTTTGCCCTTGGTCTCTATATGGTAGACCTTCCTCGCAGTCCCGATAAATTCCAACTCTACGACATCCATAAGTCCATCGGTTTCCTCATCTTACTGGTTGCCATCATTCGTATTATCTGGCGCGTGAAAGAAGGGGCTATTCCACCAGCATCTCCTATGCCAGCATGGCAAGAAAAGCTGGGTAAAGCGGTTCACGGCATGCTTATGCTTGCAACGCTTGCAATGCCGCTCTCTGGCATCCTCATGAGTATGGGTGGCGGTCGTGCGATTGAGGTCTTCGGTGTTCAGGTAATCGCCGCTGGAGAGAAGATGCCGATGCTACAAGAAACGGCGAGCACTATTCATGGCATGGCGGTGTATGTGCTTGTTGCGCTGTTCGTATTACACGGTGTCGGTGCACTCAAACATCAACTGATTGATAAAGACGGGACAATAACGCGCATGCTAGGACGCGCATAA
- a CDS encoding response regulator transcription factor codes for MKKVLLIEDNREIANMLFDYFEYVGMELDYADNGELGYKLATENRFDIILLDLMLPRMDGLTVCEKLREQGNNTPILMLTALDSREDMLKGFKFGADDYLTKPFDLDILEARMGALIRRYHGAVASNNLEFGDIVIKSATRKAYRQNKLLALNPTTYKILDMLVRKAPEILTRQEIAEALWEEQEPNNDVLRSHIYQLRNQLDKPFDSPILVTVPKVGFRLEQQ; via the coding sequence ATGAAAAAGGTGCTGTTGATCGAGGATAATCGTGAGATTGCCAACATGCTATTTGACTACTTTGAGTATGTTGGAATGGAGCTAGACTACGCTGACAATGGTGAGCTCGGCTACAAGCTAGCGACAGAAAACCGATTTGATATCATACTGTTAGACCTCATGCTTCCACGTATGGATGGCCTAACGGTATGTGAAAAATTACGTGAACAAGGAAACAACACTCCTATCTTGATGCTCACTGCTCTCGATAGCCGTGAAGATATGTTGAAGGGGTTCAAATTTGGCGCAGATGACTATCTCACCAAACCCTTCGACCTTGATATTCTTGAGGCTCGAATGGGGGCGCTAATTCGACGCTATCACGGGGCCGTAGCCAGTAATAACCTCGAGTTTGGCGACATTGTGATTAAATCAGCGACCCGCAAAGCCTATCGTCAAAACAAGCTACTGGCATTGAACCCAACGACTTACAAAATATTGGATATGCTGGTCCGTAAGGCACCGGAAATTTTAACTCGCCAAGAGATCGCTGAAGCACTGTGGGAAGAGCAAGAGCCAAACAACGACGTATTGCGCAGTCATATCTATCAGTTGAGAAACCAGCTCGACAAGCCGTTCGATTCTCCTATTCTAGTGACGGTGCCAAAAGTCGGTTTTCGTCTGGAGCAGCAATGA
- a CDS encoding lactonase family protein, with translation MKYSDVIMQNQDLQTFYVGCYTDSRPNSGLNLIHLDTTSGELSQGDVALATSNPSYLIEREHGIYTFNETSEKEGSKLHFLASSGVLHSLPSEGDYPCHIDINQQQNCLALAHYVSGNVNLYALSPQGVPVALIGKLVNSGSGPNQQRQESSHAHMVTFLNHRSHLMTIDLGTDSIHVYQLDPADCSTKRLQTLELPAGSGPRHMVLNTEETRAWVVCELSETLVTLEFHEGAWESIDQQPLLPGSESKEAAAAIKLSPDGRFIYVSCRGQNKLVQFDVTGDKPMRVAETQISGDFPRDFVVTRDGQWVLVANQHSHSIESFARCTESGTLKSTGYKINSYAPVCLVEKAL, from the coding sequence TTGAAGTACTCAGATGTGATTATGCAAAACCAAGATCTGCAAACCTTTTATGTTGGATGTTATACAGACAGTCGCCCTAATTCTGGTCTTAACCTGATACACCTCGATACCACCAGCGGTGAACTCAGTCAGGGTGACGTTGCTTTAGCCACAAGTAACCCTTCTTACTTGATAGAACGAGAGCACGGAATCTATACCTTCAATGAGACTAGTGAAAAAGAGGGCTCAAAGCTGCATTTCTTAGCGAGTAGTGGCGTGCTTCACAGCTTACCGAGCGAAGGTGATTACCCTTGCCATATTGATATCAACCAACAACAAAACTGCTTGGCGTTGGCTCACTATGTCTCTGGCAATGTGAACCTATACGCCCTCAGCCCACAAGGTGTTCCGGTTGCGCTTATTGGCAAGTTAGTCAACTCAGGCTCTGGTCCAAACCAGCAGAGACAGGAGTCCTCACACGCTCATATGGTAACGTTTTTGAACCATCGCTCACATTTAATGACCATCGATTTAGGCACCGATAGTATCCATGTTTATCAATTGGATCCGGCCGACTGCTCTACAAAGCGACTGCAAACATTGGAATTACCAGCGGGTAGTGGTCCAAGACATATGGTATTGAATACAGAAGAAACACGAGCTTGGGTGGTCTGTGAGCTGTCAGAGACGTTAGTGACTCTCGAGTTTCATGAAGGCGCTTGGGAAAGCATTGATCAGCAGCCCTTACTACCGGGATCCGAATCAAAAGAGGCGGCCGCAGCAATAAAGCTGTCCCCTGATGGCCGTTTTATTTATGTCTCTTGTCGCGGCCAAAACAAGCTGGTGCAGTTTGATGTTACTGGTGACAAACCAATGCGCGTTGCGGAAACGCAGATTAGTGGTGATTTTCCACGCGACTTTGTCGTTACGCGAGACGGACAGTGGGTTCTCGTTGCTAACCAGCACTCTCACTCAATTGAGAGTTTTGCCCGCTGCACTGAGTCTGGGACACTGAAATCAACAGGCTATAAAATTAACTCATACGCGCCGGTTTGTTTGGTAGAAAAAGCCCTTTAA
- a CDS encoding aldehyde dehydrogenase family protein → MYIDGKLIENDCKYSVINPATDEIVQEISVANKETAQVALSAAKEAEKTWGKTTVAERVKWMNKLRDALIRNEEALRMAVHQETGKSWACTEEDYQSLIDSLAFYSEEIKRYTPPTIIDTKKEFTHQLRHLPIGVVVAYLSWNFPLLNLGFKLGPAMAAGCPIILKPSIKAPLSAYLVGQICHEIGLPKGAVNVFAGNDREVGNYLSSSKIPQMLTLIGSISTGVKVMQAGATSIKRYSMELGGNTPFIVCEDADLDLAADILCALKYNNSGQICVAPNRVMVAQSVQKEFLEKVTERADRVAVGYDIESDFVMGPVIDKWERDRIHGLVEDALSRGATLVRGGTFDRDEVGAFYPPTVITDVTTEMDIYQEEIFGPVISMITIDDNQDVIAMANATDTGLASYIFSKDTGKAQRMADQLEFGEVQINGVKYGIDLPHVGIKQSGIGCDCSKFALEDYLYLARITEAL, encoded by the coding sequence ATGTATATAGATGGAAAACTAATCGAAAATGATTGTAAGTACTCGGTTATCAACCCTGCCACCGACGAAATCGTTCAAGAAATTTCTGTTGCCAACAAAGAAACAGCCCAAGTTGCTCTATCAGCAGCAAAAGAGGCAGAGAAAACCTGGGGTAAAACGACAGTCGCTGAACGCGTTAAATGGATGAACAAGCTCAGAGATGCGCTTATCAGAAACGAAGAAGCATTGCGAATGGCGGTTCATCAAGAAACCGGTAAGAGTTGGGCATGTACTGAAGAAGACTACCAATCACTTATCGATAGTTTAGCGTTCTATTCAGAAGAAATTAAACGCTACACCCCACCGACCATTATTGATACTAAGAAAGAGTTTACGCATCAGCTTCGCCATCTACCGATTGGTGTCGTCGTAGCGTATCTTTCATGGAATTTCCCGCTTCTAAATCTCGGCTTTAAGTTGGGCCCAGCAATGGCCGCTGGATGTCCGATAATTTTGAAACCCAGCATTAAAGCACCGCTTTCCGCTTACCTAGTCGGTCAAATTTGCCACGAAATTGGTCTACCTAAAGGCGCGGTAAATGTGTTTGCTGGTAATGATAGAGAAGTTGGCAACTACCTCTCTTCTTCTAAAATCCCTCAGATGCTGACACTGATTGGATCGATATCTACTGGTGTCAAAGTGATGCAAGCAGGCGCGACCTCTATCAAACGTTACTCGATGGAGTTAGGCGGCAATACTCCATTCATCGTATGTGAAGACGCTGACCTTGACCTTGCTGCTGATATCTTGTGCGCACTCAAATACAACAATAGTGGTCAAATTTGTGTTGCCCCAAACCGAGTAATGGTCGCTCAATCCGTTCAAAAGGAATTTCTCGAAAAAGTCACTGAGCGAGCTGACCGTGTTGCTGTCGGCTATGACATCGAGTCTGATTTCGTTATGGGGCCTGTCATTGACAAATGGGAGCGTGACCGAATCCATGGGTTAGTAGAAGACGCACTCTCGCGTGGCGCAACTCTGGTTCGCGGTGGCACATTTGACCGAGATGAAGTAGGCGCTTTCTACCCTCCAACCGTCATCACTGACGTCACAACCGAAATGGACATTTATCAAGAAGAGATCTTCGGGCCAGTGATTAGCATGATCACCATTGACGACAATCAAGATGTCATTGCTATGGCAAATGCCACCGACACAGGACTTGCTTCTTATATCTTTAGCAAAGACACAGGTAAAGCACAGCGCATGGCTGACCAACTGGAATTCGGTGAAGTACAGATCAATGGTGTGAAGTATGGTATCGATTTACCACACGTAGGCATCAAGCAATCGGGTATTGGCTGTGATTGCTCTAAGTTTGCGCTTGAGGATTACCTTTACCTAGCGCGCATAACGGAAGCTTTATAA
- a CDS encoding threonine/serine ThrE exporter family protein: MPSPYKIKKIVEIGDTLHRCGCPPYKVEKYAQYYASKHGIDVMVQATPTAINYQFPDKNNTVVLKRLKPASINLGLLANTIDRINRPSKDPVPEAVSYPKWVVALANMGIPPAYLMLVGSTLEAVGYATILGFIVWLVQQICHGRRAIAVEFISALLTGIFVALIVSMGANVPIWALCIASIVLFVPGLSIANSLECLAFNDLVSGTALLGQSALTLIKLFVGVVIGLNIGEAWFGQVDSISYTNQIPLWMHYFGLLLISTSIGVMFNARPKDILLGLPVAVLGMWGPFYLGFESGWVVGTWVTTVLITLYGTWIAKRLDLTGSIYIVQGIIILVPGSRVLVSASQSVFEQSVLPIPDIGLSAVFMFSAIVAGQITAYSIYSPKIDR; encoded by the coding sequence ATGCCGTCCCCGTATAAAATTAAGAAAATTGTCGAAATTGGCGACACACTTCATCGCTGTGGGTGCCCACCGTACAAAGTAGAAAAATACGCCCAATATTATGCCAGTAAGCATGGTATTGATGTCATGGTACAAGCCACTCCAACTGCGATTAACTACCAGTTCCCAGACAAGAACAATACCGTCGTTTTAAAGCGCCTTAAGCCAGCATCAATCAATTTGGGTCTGCTAGCAAACACTATCGACCGTATTAACCGTCCTTCTAAAGACCCCGTTCCAGAGGCGGTTTCCTATCCTAAATGGGTTGTGGCATTGGCGAACATGGGGATTCCACCCGCCTATCTAATGCTTGTAGGGAGTACTCTCGAGGCAGTTGGGTATGCAACCATTCTGGGTTTTATCGTTTGGTTGGTCCAGCAGATCTGTCATGGGCGCAGAGCCATTGCGGTTGAGTTTATTTCGGCTCTACTAACCGGTATCTTTGTTGCCCTAATAGTCAGCATGGGTGCGAATGTGCCTATCTGGGCACTGTGTATCGCCTCTATTGTTCTGTTCGTTCCCGGTTTATCGATTGCCAACTCGCTAGAGTGTCTTGCCTTTAACGACCTAGTCTCTGGCACTGCTCTGTTAGGACAAAGCGCACTCACTTTAATCAAACTTTTTGTTGGTGTCGTTATTGGCCTCAACATCGGTGAGGCGTGGTTTGGTCAAGTTGACTCAATCTCCTACACCAATCAAATTCCACTGTGGATGCACTACTTTGGCTTACTGCTGATCTCCACATCAATTGGCGTCATGTTTAACGCGCGACCGAAAGATATTCTTCTCGGTTTGCCTGTTGCTGTATTGGGGATGTGGGGGCCTTTCTATTTGGGCTTTGAGAGTGGATGGGTCGTTGGTACTTGGGTCACCACCGTTTTGATCACCTTGTACGGTACTTGGATAGCCAAACGCCTTGACCTCACAGGATCGATTTATATTGTCCAAGGGATCATTATCTTAGTTCCCGGCAGTCGTGTGCTCGTTAGTGCCAGTCAGTCCGTGTTCGAGCAATCCGTGTTGCCAATCCCTGATATCGGTCTTTCCGCGGTATTCATGTTTTCTGCTATCGTTGCGGGACAAATCACAGCCTATTCCATTTATTCACCAAAAATAGACCGTTAA